The following coding sequences lie in one Haematobia irritans isolate KBUSLIRL chromosome 3, ASM5000362v1, whole genome shotgun sequence genomic window:
- the snf gene encoding U1 small nuclear ribonucleoprotein A snf, which yields MDVRPNQTIYINNLNEKIKKEELKKSLYAIFSQFGQILDIVALKTLKMRGQAFVIFKEIASASNALRTMQGFPFYDKPMRIAYAKSDSDVVAKMKGTFKERPKKAKPPKPVVPVEDKKDKKKKTANAENSNPNTQSEQPPNQILFLTNLPEETNEMMLSMLFNQFPGFKEVRLVPNRHDIAFVEFATELQSNAAKEALQGFKITPSHAMKITFAKK from the exons ATGGATGTTCGTCCCAATCAAACAATATACATAAACAATCTCAATGAGAAAATTAAGAAGGAGGAGCTCAAAAAGTCGCTGTACGCCATTTTCTCACAATTCGGACAAATTTTGGATATTGTGGCATTGAAAACCCTTAAAATGCGTGGACAGGCTTttgttatatttaaagaaatagcaAGTGCTTCAAATGCCCTACGGACTATGCAAGGATTTCCTTTCTACGATAAACCCATGCGTATAGCTTACGCTAAATCAGATTCAGATGTTGTGGCAAAAATGAAGGGAACATTTAAGGAGAGACCAAAGAAAGCCAAACCACCTAAGCCAGTGGTACCAGTGGAAGATAAGAA GGACAAAAAGAAAAAGACTGCAAATGCTGAGAATTCTAATCCAAATACACAAAGTGAACAACCACCTAATCAAATTCTTTTCCTCACAAATCTACCCGAAGAAACCAACGAAATGATGTTGTCTATGTTGTTCAATCAATTTCCTGGATTTAAGGAAGTCCGTTTGGTACCCAATCGTCATGATATTGCTTTTGTGGAATTTGCCACTGAGCTTCAGAGTAATGCTGCTAAAGAAGCACTGCAGGGCTTCAAGATTACACCGTCCCATGCTATGAAGATAACATTTGCTAAGAAATAG
- the par-6 gene encoding partitioning defective protein 6 translates to MSKNKFHTLPNVATNIIEVKSKFDAEFRRFGLKRNDEPASFENFNNLVRQLHGLANISFVIRYIDPRDEELLPINNDDNFGRALKTAQPLLRIIVQREADLESVSFRPPRSLIGLFGPTSAKPRGPPISLPHDFRQVSAIIDVDTVPETHRRVRLLKHGSEKPLGFYIRDGTSVRVTPNGLEKQPGIFISRLVPGGLAESTGLLAVNDEVIEVNGIEVAGKTLDQVTDMMVANSSNLIITFKPANQRTLTSPRRGSFSRTSQLSSGSHHTNHTNTSDEQEQDDQDEIVDLTGLTLDDNAGGGIGGGLQQQQHHPHQLTTGGIVGGNGAPIVESRDGVLHL, encoded by the exons atgtcgaaaaataaGTTCCACACATTACCAAATGTAGCAACAAATATAATTGAAGTGAAATCTAAG TTTGATGCGGAATTTCGTCGATTCGGACTAAAACGAAACGATGAGCCAGccagttttgaaaattttaacaatctcGTCCGTCAATTACATGGCTTAGCCAATATATCATTCGTTATACGATACATCGATCCACGAGATGAAGAACTACTGCCTATTAATAATGACGATAATTTTGGACGTGCCTTGAAAACAGCTCAACCACTTCTTCGCATAATCGTTCAACGTGAAGCAGATTTAGAATCTGTTAGTTTTAGGCCACCAAGAAGTCTCATTGGTCTATTTGGTCCGACAAGTGCAAAACCAAGGGGACCCCCCATTTCATTACCGCATGATTTTCGTCAAGTGTCAGCCATCATAGATGTGGACACTGTACCAGAAACACATCGAAGGGTGCGTTTGCTAAAGCATGGAAGTGAGAAACCTTTAGGATTTTATATTCGTGATGGTACATCGGTACGTGTTACACCCAATGGTCTTGAAAAACAACCGGGTATATTTATATCACGTCTCGTACCGGGTGGTTTGGCCGAAAGCACTGGATTATTGGCAGTTAACGATGAGGTTATTGAAGTCAATGGTATTGAGGTGGCTGGAAAAACATTAGATCAG GTAACCGATATGATGGTCGCGAATAGTTCAAATCTAATCATCACTTTTAAACCGGCCAATCAAAGGACATTGACATCTCCTAGGCGTGGTTCCTTCTCGCGAACTAGTCAATTATCAAGCGGTTCCCATCataccaatcacacaaatacaTCCGATGAACAGGAACAAGATGATCAAGATGAGATTGTAGACTTAACGGGCTTAACGCTTGATGACAATGCCGGTGGGGGCATCGGCGGCGGcctacaacagcaacaacatcatCCACATCAACTAACGACTGGTGGCATTGTAGGAGGTAACGGTGCACCAATTGTTGAGTCCAGAGATGGGGTTTTACATCTCTGA